The nucleotide window CCGGGCGAGCGCCGTCAGCTCCAGCGACAGCGCGGCGCCACCCTTCAATCGCACCGAGGTGCCCGGCTGCTCGCCGGTCAGCAGCGCGGGGTGGACCGCGAAGGTGACCACCGCGGCGACGGCCACCGCCACCGCGCCGGAGAGCCACACACGCCTCGGCGGACCGAGCCGCTTGCGCAAGCGGGCCCAGCCCACCGCGTCCTCGCGAACAGGAGCCAGGCCCCCGAGCGCCTCGTCCGTCATCGCCTCCAGGCCGAGTGCGTCGTCGTTCTTCTCGAGGAACGTCTCGCACTCGTCGCAGGGACGCGACAGGTGGTCGGCGAAGTACGCCACCGCATCGGGAGATTTGTCCCGCAGCTCCCGCCAGCTTCGCGCATCCAGGTGTCTGCCCGCGTCAGCCATGGCTCATCCCACTCCCGCGGCCAGCAGCCGCGACAGCAACTGGCGCTTCACCCGCGCGCGGAAGCGCTCCAGGCGCATCGTCACCGCGCTCTTGCCCAGTCCCAGGCGCTCGGCGATCTCCCGCGCGCTCAGCTCGCCCTCCAGATAGAACAGGCGCACCGTCTCCTTCTCGGGGCCCTCGGGCAGCGATTCAATCAGCTCGCGCACCACCGCCACGCGCCGCTCCAGCTCCAGCGCCGGAGGAATCGCGGGCGTGGTCGACTCCAGCTCCAGCGCCAGGTCCTCCGCCGCGCGGCCTCGCAGCTGCGCGCCCCGGCTGAGCGACTGCGCATGGTGTCGGGCAATCGTCACCAACCAGCTCCCGAAGGCGCGGGGGTGCTGGAGCCGGGGCAGCTCGCGGAAGGCCCGGACGAAGGTCTCCTGGACCACGTCCTCCACCTCCGCGGGCCCCAGCGCCGAGTAGCCCAGCGCGACGCGGCGCACGGCCCCATGGAAGCGCTGGTACAGCTCGCGGTGCGCGTCCTGCGCCCCTTCGGCTGCCCGTCGGATGCAGGTGGCGACCTCCTCCTCCGTCACGCCTGCTCTCCCCCGCCCATCCCCCACGCATCCCCACGTGCGTCCACCTGGGAGCACACGAAGAGGGCTCCGGACCACCGGAAGCACTCCCATCTCGAGGCACGCGCACAAGCCATGTCTCCCCAGTCAGTACCTGTCTCATGGGAAGGAGTCACGGGCCCCGTTTCGGCCACGCCGCCCTTCATGCAGGCGAGGTGATGTGGCCGATTCGGGCCTCGGGGCTCCTTCATTTCCAGACCGGGATTTTCGGGCGGCGGCAGGCCGGAGACGCCGCTCGCCAGGTCCCTCGATACCAGGAGATGGAAGGTATGCGATTCATCGGATTGTGCGTGTCCGCCATGCTGCTCTCGGCTTGCGGCAGTGAGGACGGCGTCAAGGTCGGACTGAGCACCCGGGTGGGCGCGGCGCGTGGCGCCCAGGCCGTCGCCAAGAGCGCTCAGCAGCAGGAGCCCGCCACCGGCATCACGCTGGACCGGGTGCGCCTGTCCGTGCGCGAGCTGGAGCTGGAGTACGAGGGCGATGACCGCGATGACGGCCGGGACGACGATGATGACGACGACCAGCTGGACTCGCGCGATGACGACGAGCAGCGGCTGGGGCCCGTCCTCATCGACCTGTCCGCGGAGGACCTGAATGGCCGCATCGTCCCCGTGGGCAACCTGCGCGTGACGCCGGGCATCTTCGATGAAATCGAGTTCGACATCGGCAAGGTCACCGTCGCCCAGGCGGGCCAGGACGCGCCCCTGCGGGAGCTTGCCGAGCTGGGCGCCTCGGTGGTCATCGACGGCCACATCGACGGGCAGCCCTTCAGCTTCGTCTCCAGCGTGCGCCTGGAGCAGGAGCGCGAGGCGCGCTTCGAGGTGAAGGAGGGCCAGGAGCCCAACATCACGCTCAACATCGACCCGACCGGCTGGTTCGTCGACGGCAACGGGCAGCGGCTGGACCCGCGCGACGCGGCCGCCCGCGCCACCATCGAGAACAACCTGCGCCGCTCCATCGACGCCTTCGACGACGACGACCGGGACGGTGACGAGGACGACGACCACGACGACGACTGAAGCTCGGGAATGAAGTCGGGTTGCAACGGCAACCCCATCCCAAGAACATCAGAAAATGATCAATCTGGACTTCCACGATTAATCAGGATTGTCCTTGGCCTCCTCACCATCCTGAATGAGGAGGCCTTCGTGATTCGTTCGCGGCTTCGTGAAGCATGGCTGTGTGGTTTCGCCTCGCTGGGCATGCTGGTCGGCTGTGGTGCGCAGGAGGGGGACGGCGTCGAACAATCCCGCTCCACGGTGACGTCGCCGCTGGTGGGGCAGAAGCTGGTCATCAACCCGGCCAACGTCCAACCCGACGGCGTCCGTCCGACGCTGGGCGTCTATCAGAACCTGTATGACGAGCAGGCGTTGATAGGGGACCCGCGCGCGGGCTCGACCTTCAAGCCCGCGACGACCTGGGGCAACGTCGTCTACAACGAGAACCAGTACCCCATGGGTTTCGTCATCGACCTGGGGCAGCTGTACGACGTGACGGAGGTCGGCGTGTTCGACACGTACGACTCCGGCACCGTCTACTTCAGCGTCGGCACGCCGGGCGCGTGGTCCACGCCCCTGTCCCTCACCACCAACGGGTGGGAGCAGTGGAAGTGGCTGACGGTGGGCCAGCGCACGCGCTACCTCCACTTCGCGCGCAGCATGTACGGCGCGTCGAATGAAATCGTCGTCTACGGCACCCCGGCGGGCACGACGGCGAACGTGCCGCCCACCGCCTCCGCGGGCCTGGACCAGACGCTCATCCTGCCCACGTCGTCGGCGCAGCTGACGGGCACGGCGAGCGACCCGGACGGGACGGTGGTGTCACGGCAGTGGACGCAGGTCTCCGGCCCCAACACCGCGACGCTGACAGGCGCCACCACGCTGTCCGCCACGGCCTCCGGCCTCGTGGTCGGACTCTACGAGTTCGAGCTGAGCGTGACGGATGACCAGGGTGCCTCGGCGACCTCTCGCACGAAGGTCCGGGTGGAGCCCGCCATCACCGGACGTGGGACCACCGTCGAGATCTACAAGGACACCACGCGCGCGTTCCACGGCAACTATGGCCACGTCGTGTACCTGCCCTCGGGTTACGATGCGGGCACGAACTGGCCCATCGTCATCTTCCTGCATGGCGCGGGTGAGCGGGGAGACGGCGGGCCGAACCAGCTCAAGCGGGTCCGCAATCTGGGGCTCCAGTCGTACATCGACCATGACGGGAAGGACTATCCCTTCATCCTCGTGTCGCCGCAGACGATCCCCGGCCTCTTCTGGAACGACCAGGAGGCCCTGGACGACCTGAACCCGTTCATCGAGCGGATGCTGTCGACGTACAAGGTCGACCGCAAGCGCGTGTACCTGACGGGCCTGAGCATGGGCGGCGCGGGCACGTTCTCCTATGCGTCCACCTTCCCCGCGAAGCTGGCGGCCGCGATTCCGGTCTGCAACGGCGGCGACGGCTCCT belongs to Myxococcus fulvus and includes:
- a CDS encoding RNA polymerase sigma factor, whose translation is MTEEEVATCIRRAAEGAQDAHRELYQRFHGAVRRVALGYSALGPAEVEDVVQETFVRAFRELPRLQHPRAFGSWLVTIARHHAQSLSRGAQLRGRAAEDLALELESTTPAIPPALELERRVAVVRELIESLPEGPEKETVRLFYLEGELSAREIAERLGLGKSAVTMRLERFRARVKRQLLSRLLAAGVG
- a CDS encoding PKD domain-containing protein, which gives rise to MIRSRLREAWLCGFASLGMLVGCGAQEGDGVEQSRSTVTSPLVGQKLVINPANVQPDGVRPTLGVYQNLYDEQALIGDPRAGSTFKPATTWGNVVYNENQYPMGFVIDLGQLYDVTEVGVFDTYDSGTVYFSVGTPGAWSTPLSLTTNGWEQWKWLTVGQRTRYLHFARSMYGASNEIVVYGTPAGTTANVPPTASAGLDQTLILPTSSAQLTGTASDPDGTVVSRQWTQVSGPNTATLTGATTLSATASGLVVGLYEFELSVTDDQGASATSRTKVRVEPAITGRGTTVEIYKDTTRAFHGNYGHVVYLPSGYDAGTNWPIVIFLHGAGERGDGGPNQLKRVRNLGLQSYIDHDGKDYPFILVSPQTIPGLFWNDQEALDDLNPFIERMLSTYKVDRKRVYLTGLSMGGAGTFSYASTFPAKLAAAIPVCNGGDGSSIPRAQAIVNANLPIWALHAVNDSLYTGTARWFTRLGNVLGVANDVMVGQTPGRTQTAQFRQTPARWEWVDGQTLVDANGNPPDRPLFFTLFHNGGHEIWDRVYQDPRVLSWLLAQQRP